The following DNA comes from Chloroflexota bacterium.
TGGCGGGAATCAGCGCGGAAATAATTCAAAATTCAAAATTCAAAATTCAAAATTCGCCCCGTCAATTTCGAATTTCGGATTTCGAATTCATGCCGATCATCATCGGAATTGGGATTCTCTTCGTTCTCGCCGCGTCCTGGTTCTGGCGCGATCAATCCATCGCGTTCGCGGATCGCATCGTGCATTCGTCTGACCTTGCCAGCCAAGTGTTCGACAACGGGCGAATGTTTTTCTCGTACGAGTTTCGCAACGTCGCACTGTTCGCGATTTTTGTCATTGGCGCGGGCGTTGCGATACGCGCCTTGCAATCCGCGCGTTGGCGATGGGTCTCGGTCGCAATTCTCGCGGCGGATTTGTTCATCATCGGAATGCAATTCTATCCGCGCGCGGACGCGCGCCTCGCCGAGTTCACGCCGCCCGCCGTCCAGTTTTTACAAGAGGATCCGTCGCTCTATCGCATCACGAGTTACGATAATCCAGACGAAAAAATGTTCAACGCGAACGCGGGCATGTTTTTCGGCATTAGCGATATTCGCGGGTACGATTCGATCATCCCGAAACAGTACGCCGAATTGATGGGCGTGCTCGCGCCGCAAGATGAATTGCTCTACAATCGCATCGCGGCGTTCTACAAGCCCGACCCGTTCGATTCGCCGCTGTTGAATTTACTCAACGTCAAATACGTTTTGACGACGCGTCCATTGCCCAATGCCGGCTACACGCTCGTTTACGACAAAGAGATTCAGATTTATCGCAACGACCGGGTGTTGCCGCGCGCGTTCATGGTCCCGCGCGCGCGCGTCATCACCGATCGTGCGGCACTGCTCAACACGATGAAGCAACTCGATCCAACGCGCGGGGTCTTGATCGAGCAACAACCCGAATCGAATATTGACGCGACGTGCGCGCTCAAACCGGTGAGCATTGAAAAGTACGCGCTGACCGAAGTCATCGTCAAAAGCGAACAGGATTGCGCGGGCTGGCTCGTGCTGAGCGATTCGTACTTTCCGGGTTGGATCGCACAGATAGATGGACAAGACGCATCGCTTTATCGCGCCGATTACAACTTTCGCGCGGTCATCGTCCCCGCCGGCGCGCACACGATTCGTTTTCGTTATAGTCCGGTCTCGTTCCGCGTCGGCGGCATCGCCTCGTTCGTCGGCGCGATGATGGTGTTGCTGGGATTCGCCTATCTCGCGTGGCGACGTTTTTATCGCGAAGAAACAACATCGCAGATTCAGGTCGTCGCGAAAAATTCACTCCTGCCGATGGCAACATCGCTGCTCATGAAACTGATTGATCTCGCGTTTGCGTTCTTGTCATTCCGCGTCCTGGGTCCGACCGGCACGGGACGGTACGGCTGGGCGATCCTAATTTGGTCTCTTACCGACACGATCACCGATTTTGGATTGGGGCTTTTGCTCACGCGCGAAATGTCGCGTGACCGAACCCGCGCCAATCGCTATTTGACGAACGGAACGATTTTGCGCGTTCTGCTCTGGCTTGCCTCGATTCTGCCGGTCGCACTCGTCACGTACGTCTATCTTCAATTCTTCAATCTCAGCACCGACTCGGCATTCGCGATCGGTTTGTTGATGATCAGCATGTTACCCGGCACGCTTGCCGCATCGCTGGCATCCCTGTTCTATGCGTACGAACGATTTGAGTATCGCATCGCGGTAGACATGACGACGCGCTTGCTTTCGGTCACGCTCGGCGTGATTGCGCTTGTGCTCGGCTACGGCATTATCGGACTCGCGACTGTTTCAATCATTACGAATATTTTTCAGCTGACGGTGTTTTATTGGCTTGTCCGTACCACGCTTTTTGCGCCGCGCCTTGAACTTGATCGCCCCATGATTCGCTGGATGTTTTTTGAATCGTATCCGTTGATGTTGAACAACCTGTTCGCCAAAGTGTTTTTCCGGATTGATGGGTTGATCCTGCAAGCGATTCGCGGCGATACCGAATTGGGTTATTATCAGACCGCGTACAAATTTATTGACGCGCTCAATATCATTCCATCAAATTTCACAATTGCGATTTTCCCGGCGCTTTCGCGGCTTGCTTCGTCGGCGAAGGACGCGATGCTGCGCGCGTATGTCCTATCGTTGAAGATTTTGCTCTGGATTGCCCTGCCGATCACGGTTGGCACAATTTTCATTTCGCACGAACTGATTGGGTTTATCGGCGGCGACGCGTACTTGCCACATTCCGCCATTGCGCTTCAAGTGCTGATTTGGTTTTTGCCGTTCAGTTTCATGAACAGTGTGACGCACTATGTTTTAATCGCGCTGGGGCAACAACGTTTTCTCACCAAAGCATTCATCATTGGCGTCGTGTTCAACCTCGCGGCGAATGTGGTCGCCATTCCCGCGCTCGGTTATGTCGGCGCGGCTCTGACGACGATTCTCTCTGAGATGGTTCTGCTCGCGCCGTTCTACTACAGCGTCCGCAAAAATCTCGCGACGATACCCTTCCTTTCGCTCGCGTGGCGACCTGCGCTTGCGTCCGGCGTGATGGGCGTCGCGCTCTGGGCGATGATTCCGCTCGTGGGCGTCGTCCTCGCAATTCCAGTTGCCGGCATTGTGTACGGCATTGTTTTGATCGCGCTAGGCGCGCTGGGCGAGGATGAAAAATTTTTATTGCGAAAATTGATTCCGGAAAAATTCCATCGGCTTGCGCGTATCGCGCAATAACTATCAGCTCCCCAAACTCAAGGAACTAGAGAGGATAAAAAAATTCCCTAGAACGTTCAGGGACCAGCGCCAAGAACGAAGAGGAGTTTCGATGAACCGCACTGAGTGGACGATTCTTGGAGTACTGAGCGTTTGCATTGTCGTTGTGTTCTGCCTTCTTGGAGTGTTCATCCTGAACACTTTGCCGGGAACTACCGGTGAGCGCGAATCGGCAATGATCGTTCCATCCGCGACACCGGACCGCGCGACCCCCACACCACGCTCGACGTGGACTCCAACCTCAACCCGCACGCCCGCCCCCACCGCGACCTGGGTAATACAGCGTCCTGCCACGGCTCCGCCGCCGACCGCGGTTTATCGGTTGCCCACGCGCAAACCCACCGTTCGCGTTCCAACTCGAACGCGCGTGCCGGGTCCCATCCAGGATGGTTGGGACAAAACGGCGAAGGCGCAAGCGCTCCGTTTCGACATGAACATGACGCTCGCCGGGGACATCTGGAATCTCCCTGGCGCATCCGGGCACAAGGTCGAATTTTCTTATCTAAGTTTCAGCGGCGAATCCCAGGGCAAGGACAATCATTTCGTAATGAAGGGGTACCTCATTGATTTGTTGATCCCCAGTCCAAAAGGATTGGAGATGATTACGGTGGGCAACCAAGTCTATTTGCGCGGACCCGTTCCGATGTTAGGCGCGTCGGAAGCAAAATGGTATGTGGATACCGCGACCAACCTGTACACTGCAAGTTCTTTGCGCCGACCGGAAGATTGGATCGGGTATGGGTACGGCAACCCCGATTGGTCCAGCTTTAAGAAAGCTGCGACCGAATCGCTCGACAACAAACGTTGCGATGTCTATCGCGCCGACAAGACTGCGACTCAAGCGTGGTTACGATCAGTCAACCCGGAGGACATTCTGAATCCAGACACATCCGACAATATGGATGATGCGGAAATCAAAGTCTGGCTCTGCGACGACGGATTCGCCCATCAGTTTCGGATGATCCTGGCAACCCACTCCAAGTACGATCCGCAACAAAAGGGCAAAGTGCAAATGCAGATGCACTTTTACGACTTGAACGGGAATGTCAAGATTAGCGCGCCGGCAAATGCGACGCCGCTTAACCTTCCCAAAGCGCCGACGGATAAAACGCTCTGAACAGATTCCATTCGCCTAAAATCCGTAGGGGCGACCCTGGTGGTCGCCCC
Coding sequences within:
- a CDS encoding oligosaccharide flippase family protein; protein product: MNRRDLLVVLLFVALGALFFAPVLVGGRTLIPFDNLFRFPPWNSFATQVGVAQPYNELASDLVLENYAWKKLLVESLRAKEIPLWNPYLFGGVPFLAAGQQSALYPFSILFYFLPLDRAFGIFVALQLAIAAIAMFVFARVLGLSRVAAIISALAFAFSGMMTVSITFPMVISAAAWLPAILACVELIVTARNSARQILFALIGALLIGIQFLAGHIEISMYVLIVTAFYTVWRAFSLPGWRGRVGIGVIIAAMTFIGIALAAIQIVPLYELVQNNFRSGSVTYQDVVGWAYPIRQIITFFIPDFFGNPTHHTYLDVFDFTTRPAPGGTIFWGIKNYVEAGSYVGILPLVLALIAMISRVTSHVSRLTSHISLFTVLAIISLLFTFGTPLYAILFFGVPGFNQLHSPFRWVFPYTLSVAALAGISAEIIQNSKFKIQNSPRQFRISDFEFMPIIIGIGILFVLAASWFWRDQSIAFADRIVHSSDLASQVFDNGRMFFSYEFRNVALFAIFVIGAGVAIRALQSARWRWVSVAILAADLFIIGMQFYPRADARLAEFTPPAVQFLQEDPSLYRITSYDNPDEKMFNANAGMFFGISDIRGYDSIIPKQYAELMGVLAPQDELLYNRIAAFYKPDPFDSPLLNLLNVKYVLTTRPLPNAGYTLVYDKEIQIYRNDRVLPRAFMVPRARVITDRAALLNTMKQLDPTRGVLIEQQPESNIDATCALKPVSIEKYALTEVIVKSEQDCAGWLVLSDSYFPGWIAQIDGQDASLYRADYNFRAVIVPAGAHTIRFRYSPVSFRVGGIASFVGAMMVLLGFAYLAWRRFYREETTSQIQVVAKNSLLPMATSLLMKLIDLAFAFLSFRVLGPTGTGRYGWAILIWSLTDTITDFGLGLLLTREMSRDRTRANRYLTNGTILRVLLWLASILPVALVTYVYLQFFNLSTDSAFAIGLLMISMLPGTLAASLASLFYAYERFEYRIAVDMTTRLLSVTLGVIALVLGYGIIGLATVSIITNIFQLTVFYWLVRTTLFAPRLELDRPMIRWMFFESYPLMLNNLFAKVFFRIDGLILQAIRGDTELGYYQTAYKFIDALNIIPSNFTIAIFPALSRLASSAKDAMLRAYVLSLKILLWIALPITVGTIFISHELIGFIGGDAYLPHSAIALQVLIWFLPFSFMNSVTHYVLIALGQQRFLTKAFIIGVVFNLAANVVAIPALGYVGAALTTILSEMVLLAPFYYSVRKNLATIPFLSLAWRPALASGVMGVALWAMIPLVGVVLAIPVAGIVYGIVLIALGALGEDEKFLLRKLIPEKFHRLARIAQ